A stretch of the Diorhabda sublineata isolate icDioSubl1.1 chromosome 11, icDioSubl1.1, whole genome shotgun sequence genome encodes the following:
- the LOC130450242 gene encoding larval cuticle protein A3A-like — protein sequence MAFKFIAFAALLAVAQAGVLPAAPLAYAAAPVGIAAPISYHAPIAKAVVAPVAKAVVADDYDPHPQYNFAYDIQDGLTGDSKNQHEVRDGDVVQGSYSLTDADGYRRTVEYTADPIHGFNAVVHREPLVQKAIVTKTVAPVAYSAPVAKIAAPLTYAAPVTKYAAPVAQYYH from the exons ATGGCGTTTAAg TTCATTGCATTTGCTGCTCTTCTCGCTGTCGCCCAGGCTGGTGTTCTACCGGCAGCACCTCTAGCATACGCAGCTGCGCCCGTCGGAATCGCAGCTCCAATCAGTTACCACGCTCCAATAGCTAAAGCTGTAGTAGCTCCGGTAGCCAAAGCCGTCGTTGCCGATGATTACGATCCTCATCCACAATACAATTTCGCTTATGATATTCAAGACGGTCTCACCGGCGATAGTAAAAACCAACACGAAGTAAGAGATGGTGATGTAGTTCAAGGAAGTTACTCTTTGACTGATGCTGATGGTTATAGACGTACTGTTGAATACACCGCCGATCCAATCCACGGTTTTAACGCAGTAGTTCACAGAGAACCACTCGTACAGAAAGCAATTGTTACTAAAACAGTTGCTCCAGTAGCTTATAGTGCGCCTGTAGCTAAAATCGCTGCTCCTCTTACCTATGCCGCTCCCGTAACTAAGTATGCTGCTCCAGTTGCTCAATACTACCATTAA